The following coding sequences lie in one Flavobacterium cyclinae genomic window:
- a CDS encoding (Fe-S)-binding protein translates to MSENLIVPTMAEMMAEGKQPEILFWVGSAGSFDDRAKKITRAFVKILNKANVNFAVLGTEESCTGDVAKRAGNEFLFQMQALMNIELLNAYEVKKIVTCDPHSFNCLKNEYPSLGGNYEVIHHTQFIQQLLKEGRISFNKETYKGSRITFHDPCYLGRANNEYQAPREILSQTNAQIVEMKRSKSSALCCGAGGAQMFKEPEKGNMEINVLRTQDALETTPNIIATGCPYCNTMMTDGVKFAHKENEVKVLDIAEIIANAQNL, encoded by the coding sequence ATGTCAGAAAATTTAATAGTGCCAACAATGGCCGAAATGATGGCTGAAGGAAAACAACCTGAGATTTTATTTTGGGTAGGTTCTGCTGGTAGTTTCGATGACAGAGCAAAAAAAATAACCAGAGCTTTTGTTAAAATATTAAATAAAGCAAATGTAAATTTTGCAGTTCTAGGTACCGAAGAAAGTTGTACAGGTGATGTAGCAAAAAGAGCTGGGAATGAATTTTTATTTCAAATGCAAGCTTTGATGAATATTGAATTGCTAAATGCATACGAAGTAAAAAAAATTGTTACTTGTGATCCACATTCTTTTAACTGTTTAAAGAATGAATACCCTAGTTTAGGTGGAAATTATGAAGTTATTCATCACACACAATTTATTCAACAGCTTTTAAAAGAAGGGCGTATCAGCTTTAATAAAGAAACGTATAAAGGTAGTCGTATTACATTTCATGATCCATGTTATTTAGGTAGAGCTAATAATGAATATCAGGCGCCTAGAGAAATTCTATCACAAACCAATGCTCAAATTGTTGAGATGAAACGTAGTAAAAGTTCTGCTTTATGTTGTGGAGCTGGTGGTGCTCAAATGTTTAAAGAACCTGAAAAAGGAAATATGGAAATTAATGTTTTAAGAACTCAAGACGCACTTGAAACAACTCCAAATATTATTGCAACAGGTTGTCCTTATTGTAATACAATGATGACAGATGGTGTAAAATTTGCACACAAAGAAAACGAAGTTAAAGTACTCGATATCGCTGAAATAATTGCTAACGCTCAAAATTTATAA